A genomic window from Massilia sp. METH4 includes:
- a CDS encoding dienelactone hydrolase family protein, which yields MKDLHNDAASLIGEAEGISRRDLLKAALGSGFAAAVLPVAAETVVKTDAEGLTAGTVTVTVDGYPVPVYRAQPAGKTGLPVILVISEIFGVHEYIADVARRFARQGYLALAPNLFARQGDPQKETSIAELQKNIISKVPDIQVFKDLDAVVAWAKQNGGSADKLGITGFCWGGRMTWLYAAHNPAVKAGVAWYGRLLGEASANTPRHPVDVAAALKAPILGLYGAKDSGIPLDSVEKMKAELAKGKSGSTFVIYENAGHAFHADYRPSYVEADAKDGWKRALDWFKQHGVA from the coding sequence ATGAAAGACCTGCACAACGATGCCGCCAGCCTGATCGGCGAAGCGGAGGGCATCAGCCGCCGTGACTTGCTGAAGGCGGCCCTCGGCAGCGGTTTCGCCGCCGCCGTGCTGCCCGTTGCCGCTGAAACCGTGGTAAAGACCGACGCCGAGGGCCTGACGGCTGGCACCGTCACCGTCACCGTCGACGGCTATCCGGTCCCCGTGTACCGCGCGCAGCCCGCCGGCAAGACCGGCCTGCCGGTCATCCTCGTGATCTCGGAAATCTTCGGCGTGCATGAGTACATCGCCGACGTGGCGCGCCGCTTCGCCAGGCAGGGCTACCTCGCGCTGGCACCGAACCTGTTCGCGCGCCAGGGCGACCCGCAGAAGGAAACGTCGATCGCCGAGCTGCAGAAGAACATCATCAGCAAGGTGCCGGACATCCAGGTGTTCAAGGACCTCGACGCGGTCGTGGCCTGGGCCAAGCAGAACGGGGGCTCGGCCGACAAGCTGGGCATCACCGGCTTCTGCTGGGGCGGCCGCATGACCTGGCTGTATGCGGCGCACAACCCGGCCGTCAAGGCCGGCGTGGCCTGGTATGGGAGGTTACTAGGGGAAGCCTCTGCCAATACGCCCCGCCATCCTGTCGACGTTGCTGCCGCGCTGAAGGCCCCGATCCTCGGCCTGTACGGCGCCAAGGACAGCGGCATTCCGCTCGACTCCGTGGAAAAGATGAAGGCCGAACTGGCCAAGGGCAAGTCCGGCTCCACTTTCGTGATCTACGAGAACGCCGGCCACGCGTTCCACGCCGACTACCGCCCCAGCTACGTGGAAGCGGATGCCAAGGATGGCTGGAAGCGCGCGCTGGACTGGTTCAAGCAGCACGGCGTTGCCTGA
- a CDS encoding ZIP family metal transporter — MLATTIAGVVSISSAALFSFTLLSRVVERMVSLSVGIMLSTSLLHALPEAFESHADPRTLFATLLAGLLTFFMLEKLAILRHSHHHEGDGHHHAHGHDKHEAGRAGWMILVGDGMHNFTDGILIAAAFLADPQLGIVAAVAIVAHEIPQEIGDFIVLLNAGFSRARAYFYNLLCSLLAVAGGLLGYYTLDRASNLIPYVLVFASSGFIYIAVSDLMPQMQRRATLKETVPQVILIALGVCIVLFLTAGRH; from the coding sequence CTGCTGGCGACAACCATCGCCGGCGTCGTCAGCATTTCGTCCGCGGCGCTGTTTTCGTTCACGCTGCTGTCGCGGGTCGTCGAGCGGATGGTCAGCCTGTCGGTCGGCATCATGCTGTCCACGTCGCTGCTGCACGCGCTGCCGGAAGCCTTCGAATCGCATGCCGATCCGCGCACGCTGTTCGCCACGCTGCTGGCCGGCCTGCTCACGTTCTTCATGCTGGAAAAGCTGGCCATCCTGCGCCACTCGCACCACCACGAGGGCGACGGCCACCACCACGCCCATGGCCACGACAAGCACGAAGCCGGCCGCGCCGGCTGGATGATCCTGGTGGGCGACGGCATGCACAATTTCACGGACGGCATCCTGATCGCCGCCGCCTTCCTGGCCGACCCGCAGCTGGGCATCGTGGCCGCCGTGGCCATCGTGGCGCACGAGATCCCGCAGGAGATCGGCGACTTCATCGTGCTGCTCAACGCCGGCTTCTCGCGCGCCCGCGCCTATTTCTACAACCTGCTGTGCAGCCTCCTGGCCGTGGCCGGCGGCCTGCTGGGCTACTACACGCTGGACCGCGCCAGCAACCTGATCCCCTATGTGCTGGTGTTCGCCTCGTCCGGCTTCATCTACATCGCCGTGAGCGACCTGATGCCGCAGATGCAGCGCCGCGCCACGCTGAAGGAAACCGTGCCGCAGGTGATCCTGATTGCCCTGGGCGTGTGCATCGTGCTGTTCCTGACCGCCGGCCGGCACTGA
- a CDS encoding subtype B tannase, producing MSTPLKACAAAAAMLLALTACGSDNDGGTASGGTFDSALAFDSAKYTTINVTIDGVKVPVRWYKEVCYVAKPTAVAATQTTLMGTTTTIANTACGYQSMNIFVPESAAANGDTALYFAVNNGGWYASYVKASVTDGASYDSTASNVAAALKAGYVYIDVATRSRGLAAADGSWPGKAPAPVVDAKAAIRYLRLNDARMPGSASRIVVNGTSGGGALSSIIGASGNSPDYLPYLAAAGAAGIDANGRSTLRDDVLAINAYCPITDLGNADLHYEWLYTAFGTRAAVGRNPNPAGSAQLAAKFPAYQQSLKLSNGSGAALTADNMMDQIRQEVIHSAEVYMAAGGTIPDLGEEMSYASGPTTKTYVNDWLDVDNGTKKVVSIDMAKYLKFVATQATLKAAPAFDQTGMTVTGATGESNLFGTSSQKYSNFTEYGWDNNDARGDGIGYDDTGITGNRYFSLATTPVMEQVKLINPLAYIATSATAAPYWYVRHGTRDRDTAFTVSINLTRALQADPDVQEVNYRLAWNQPHAGNYDVPEAMAWIAQTLKAAAARGL from the coding sequence TTGAGCACACCATTGAAGGCTTGCGCCGCCGCGGCGGCAATGCTGCTGGCACTGACCGCCTGCGGCTCGGACAACGACGGCGGCACCGCATCCGGCGGTACGTTCGACAGCGCCCTGGCCTTCGACAGTGCAAAGTACACCACCATCAACGTCACCATCGACGGCGTGAAGGTGCCGGTACGCTGGTACAAGGAAGTGTGCTACGTCGCCAAGCCGACCGCCGTGGCGGCCACGCAGACCACGCTGATGGGCACCACCACCACGATCGCGAACACGGCCTGCGGCTACCAGAGCATGAACATCTTCGTGCCGGAAAGCGCCGCCGCGAATGGTGACACGGCGCTGTACTTCGCCGTCAACAACGGCGGCTGGTACGCCAGCTACGTCAAGGCCAGCGTCACCGATGGCGCCAGCTACGACAGCACCGCCAGCAACGTGGCCGCCGCCCTGAAGGCCGGCTACGTGTACATCGACGTGGCCACGCGCAGCCGCGGCCTGGCGGCAGCCGACGGCAGCTGGCCCGGCAAGGCGCCGGCGCCGGTGGTCGATGCCAAGGCAGCGATCCGCTACCTGCGCCTGAACGATGCCCGCATGCCGGGCAGCGCCAGCCGCATCGTGGTGAACGGCACCAGCGGCGGGGGCGCGCTGTCGTCCATCATCGGCGCTTCCGGCAACAGCCCCGATTACCTGCCTTACCTGGCCGCGGCCGGCGCGGCCGGCATCGACGCCAACGGCCGCAGTACCTTGCGCGACGACGTGCTGGCCATCAATGCCTACTGCCCGATCACGGACCTGGGCAACGCCGACCTGCACTACGAGTGGCTGTACACGGCGTTCGGCACGCGCGCGGCGGTGGGCCGCAATCCGAACCCCGCGGGCAGCGCGCAGCTGGCCGCAAAGTTTCCCGCGTACCAGCAAAGCCTCAAGCTGTCGAACGGCAGCGGCGCCGCGCTGACGGCCGACAATATGATGGACCAGATCCGCCAGGAGGTGATTCATTCGGCCGAGGTCTACATGGCCGCCGGCGGCACCATTCCCGACCTGGGCGAAGAGATGTCGTACGCCAGCGGCCCCACCACGAAAACCTATGTGAACGACTGGCTCGACGTCGACAACGGCACGAAGAAGGTGGTATCCATCGACATGGCGAAGTACCTGAAGTTCGTCGCCACGCAAGCCACGCTGAAGGCCGCGCCGGCGTTCGACCAGACGGGCATGACGGTCACCGGCGCCACCGGCGAATCGAACCTGTTCGGCACCAGCAGCCAGAAGTACAGCAACTTCACCGAATACGGCTGGGACAACAACGATGCGCGCGGTGACGGCATCGGCTACGACGATACCGGCATTACCGGCAACCGCTACTTCAGCCTGGCGACCACGCCGGTGATGGAGCAAGTAAAGCTGATCAACCCGCTGGCCTATATCGCCACGAGCGCCACCGCGGCGCCGTATTGGTACGTGCGCCACGGCACACGCGACCGCGACACGGCGTTCACCGTATCGATCAACCTGACGCGCGCGCTGCAGGCCGATCCGGATGTGCAGGAGGTGAACTACCGGCTGGCGTGGAACCAGCCGCATGCGGGGAACTACGACGTGCCGGAGGCGATGGCGTGGATTGCGCAGACGCTGAAGGCAGCGGCCGCGCGCGGGTTGTAA
- a CDS encoding sulfurtransferase, whose product MHTTLIDAATLARHIDDPNWVVLDCRHDLLNPAFGREAFAAGHLPGAQFASIDDDLSGPKTGSGSTFRGRHPLPERAALIETLRRFGIDGDSQVVAYDAHGGMYAARLWWLLRWVGHEAVAVLDGGFPAWQAAGQSVTTEVAPRAAGSISERPSLTRTVSVEDVVANLSTGAFTVVDARANDRFRGENETIDPVGGHIPGAKNRFFKDNLGADGKFKPADQLKQEFAPLFSGPDKAVMQCGSGVTACHNLLALEVAGMPGAALYPGSWSEWCASPERPVATGA is encoded by the coding sequence ATGCACACCACCCTGATCGACGCCGCCACCCTTGCCCGGCATATCGACGACCCGAACTGGGTCGTGCTCGATTGCCGGCATGACCTGCTGAACCCCGCCTTCGGGCGCGAAGCCTTCGCCGCCGGCCACCTTCCCGGCGCACAGTTTGCAAGCATCGACGACGACCTGTCCGGCCCGAAGACGGGCAGCGGCAGCACGTTCCGGGGCCGGCACCCGCTGCCGGAGCGCGCCGCGCTGATCGAGACGCTGCGCCGCTTCGGCATCGACGGCGACAGCCAGGTGGTGGCCTACGATGCGCACGGCGGCATGTATGCCGCGCGCCTGTGGTGGCTGCTGCGCTGGGTGGGCCACGAAGCCGTGGCGGTGCTCGATGGCGGCTTTCCGGCCTGGCAGGCGGCGGGCCAGAGCGTGACGACCGAGGTGGCGCCGCGCGCCGCCGGCTCGATCTCCGAGCGGCCGTCGCTGACCCGCACGGTGTCGGTGGAGGACGTGGTGGCAAACCTGTCCACCGGCGCGTTCACCGTCGTCGATGCACGCGCGAACGACCGCTTCCGGGGCGAGAATGAAACGATCGACCCGGTCGGTGGGCACATCCCCGGCGCGAAGAACCGCTTCTTCAAGGACAACCTGGGCGCCGACGGCAAGTTCAAGCCGGCGGACCAGTTAAAGCAGGAATTCGCTCCCCTCTTCTCCGGGCCGGACAAGGCCGTGATGCAGTGTGGCTCCGGCGTGACGGCGTGCCACAACCTGCTGGCGCTGGAAGTGGCAGGCATGCCGGGGGCGGCGCTGTATCCGGGCTCGTGGTCCGAGTGGTGTGCTTCCCCCGAGCGGCCCGTGGCGACCGGGGCTTAA
- a CDS encoding DMT family transporter, translated as MQSLWMLFASFLFAAMGVCVKLASDMFSTSEIVMYRGIVGVTVLLILIRLSGGTLRTRFAMGHLWRSVVGVISLWLWFYSIAKLPLATAMTLNYLSPIWIAVWLFAHGWWHAKNEVSWPLLVAVGMSFVGVVLLLQPAFQSDQLVYALIAIFSSILTAVAYMQVRKLGLAGEPENRVVFYFAVSNVVAGLVGTVAEAGGGPVVFHSLNSEYGFLLLLGIGLFATAAQVSMTRAYRLGNTLVVANLQYTGIVFSSIWGVLVFADSFDWHSWLGIGIILASGSAATFYNTKNTERGKAVASTDPIASEV; from the coding sequence ATGCAATCGTTGTGGATGTTGTTCGCCAGTTTCCTGTTCGCTGCCATGGGCGTGTGTGTGAAGCTCGCATCGGATATGTTCTCCACCTCCGAGATCGTGATGTACCGCGGCATCGTGGGTGTGACGGTGCTGCTGATCCTGATCCGCCTTTCGGGCGGCACGCTGCGCACGAGATTCGCGATGGGGCACCTGTGGCGCAGCGTGGTCGGCGTGATCTCGCTGTGGCTTTGGTTCTACTCGATCGCCAAGCTGCCGCTGGCCACCGCGATGACGCTCAACTATCTCTCCCCCATCTGGATCGCCGTGTGGCTGTTCGCGCACGGCTGGTGGCATGCGAAGAACGAGGTTTCCTGGCCACTGCTGGTGGCGGTGGGCATGAGTTTCGTGGGCGTGGTACTGCTGCTGCAGCCGGCCTTCCAGTCCGACCAGCTGGTCTACGCATTGATCGCCATCTTCTCCTCGATCCTCACGGCCGTCGCGTACATGCAGGTGCGCAAGCTGGGCCTGGCCGGCGAGCCGGAAAACCGCGTGGTGTTCTACTTCGCCGTGTCGAACGTGGTTGCCGGCCTGGTGGGCACCGTCGCCGAGGCGGGCGGCGGCCCGGTGGTGTTCCATTCGCTGAACAGCGAATACGGCTTCCTGCTGCTGCTGGGGATCGGCCTGTTCGCCACCGCCGCGCAGGTGTCGATGACACGCGCCTACCGCCTCGGCAACACGCTGGTGGTCGCCAACCTGCAATACACGGGCATCGTGTTTTCCAGTATCTGGGGCGTGCTCGTGTTCGCCGACAGTTTCGACTGGCACAGCTGGCTGGGCATCGGCATCATCCTCGCCTCCGGCAGCGCCGCCACGTTCTACAATACGAAGAACACGGAACGGGGCAAGGCCGTCGCCTCGACCGATCCGATCGCCAGCGAAGTTTAA
- a CDS encoding aromatic ring-hydroxylating dioxygenase subunit alpha, whose amino-acid sequence MSDLGTHARLARSNAQLPVHVYFDEALLQREMQQLFQNGPRYVGHELMVPNIGDFSTLASENEGRMLVRNPHGIELLSNVCRHRQALMFNGRGNANTIVCPLHRWTYDLKGELIGAPHFPETPCLNLPKAPLQNWNGLLFEQNGYNVMEKLKNLSVTKELDFTGYMLDHVEVHHCDYNWKTFIEVYLEDYHVEPFHPGLGGFVTCDDLRWEFGADYSVQTVGVNRGFLKKSGSEIYQRWHEQVLKFRNGEAPPFGAIWLTLYPNIMVEWYPHVLVVSTLWPEGPNRTKNVVEFYYPEEIVLFERGFVEAERAAYMETCVEDDEIAQRMDAGRKILMERGTTDAGPYQSPMEDGMQHFHEWYRSKIAV is encoded by the coding sequence ATGTCCGATCTGGGTACCCACGCCAGGCTCGCGCGCTCGAATGCGCAACTTCCGGTCCACGTCTATTTTGACGAAGCGCTGTTGCAGCGTGAAATGCAGCAATTGTTTCAAAACGGCCCACGCTACGTGGGCCACGAACTGATGGTGCCGAATATCGGCGACTTTTCGACTCTCGCCTCGGAAAACGAGGGTCGCATGCTGGTGCGTAATCCACATGGTATTGAATTGCTGTCGAACGTGTGCCGGCACCGCCAGGCACTGATGTTCAATGGGCGCGGCAATGCCAATACGATCGTCTGTCCCCTGCATCGCTGGACTTACGACCTGAAGGGGGAATTGATCGGGGCTCCGCATTTCCCCGAAACCCCTTGCCTGAACCTGCCGAAGGCGCCGCTGCAAAACTGGAACGGCCTGCTGTTCGAACAGAACGGCTACAACGTGATGGAGAAGCTGAAGAACCTCTCGGTGACGAAGGAACTGGACTTCACCGGCTACATGCTCGACCACGTGGAAGTGCATCACTGCGACTACAACTGGAAGACCTTCATCGAGGTGTATCTCGAGGACTACCATGTGGAGCCCTTCCACCCCGGCCTGGGCGGCTTCGTCACCTGCGACGACCTGCGCTGGGAATTCGGCGCCGATTATTCGGTGCAGACCGTGGGCGTGAACCGCGGCTTCCTGAAGAAATCCGGCTCGGAGATCTACCAGCGCTGGCACGAGCAGGTGCTCAAGTTCCGCAACGGTGAAGCCCCGCCGTTCGGCGCGATCTGGCTCACGCTGTATCCGAACATCATGGTGGAGTGGTATCCGCACGTGCTGGTCGTCTCCACGCTGTGGCCGGAGGGACCGAACCGCACTAAGAACGTGGTGGAGTTCTACTACCCGGAGGAGATCGTGCTGTTCGAACGCGGCTTCGTGGAAGCCGAACGCGCGGCCTACATGGAAACCTGCGTGGAGGACGACGAGATCGCCCAGCGCATGGATGCGGGCCGCAAGATCCTGATGGAACGCGGCACGACGGACGCGGGGCCGTACCAAAGCCCGATGGAAGACGGCATGCAGCACTTCCATGAGTGGTACCGAAGTAAAATCGCCGTATAG